In Helicobacter pylori Shi112, the genomic window ATCATGCTCAATGATAGGGTTGTGGTCATTAGAAGCGGCGATGTGATCCCTAAAATCATCAAACCTTTAGAATCTTATAGGGACGGCTCGCAACATAAGATTGAGCGCCCCAAAGTTTGCCCTATATGTTCGCATGAGCTTTTGTGCGAAGAGATTTTTACTTATTGTCAAAACTTAAACTGCCCGGCAAGGTTGAAAGAAAGCTTGATTCATTTCGCTTCTAAAGACGCTTTAAACATTCAAGGCCTAGGCGATAAAGTCATAGAGCAACTTTTTGAAGAAAAACTCATTTTTAACGCCCTGGATTTGTATGCTTTAAAATTAGAAGATTTAATGCGGCTAGACAAATTCAAAATCAAAAAAGCTCAAAATCTATTGGACGCTATTCAAAAAAGCAAAAACCCTCCCTTATGGCGTTTGATTAACGCTTTAGGGATTGAGCATATTGGTAAGGGAGCGAGTAAAACGCTGGCTAAATACGGCTTAAATGTGTTAGAAAAAAGCGAAGCCGAATTTTTAGAAATGGAAGGCTTTGGGGTGGAAATGGCGCGCTCTTTAGTCAATTTTTATGCGAGCAATCAGGAATTTATCCGATCGTTATTTGATTTGTTAAACCCTAAAAACAGCGATATGGCCAAAGAAAAGCAAAAAAGCTCTTCTGTTTTCAATCATAAAACGATTGTTTTAACCGGCACGCTTTCTAAACCACGGCAAGAATACGCTCAAATGTTGGAAAATTTAGGGGCAAAAATTTCTTCAAGCGTGAGCGCTAAAACCGATTTTTTAATCGCTGGAGAAAACGCCGGCTCAAAACTCGCTCTAGCACAAAAACATGGCGTGAGCGTTTTGAATGAAGAAGAATTGTTAAAGCGCCTTAAAGAATTTGATTAAATTCTAAAGAAAAATTCCAATTTTCATTCTTAATGAATTTACTCACAAGATCCTATTTTATAGTAGAATGCGAAAAATAAAGATACTTTAAGGAGCAATAATGGAACACCATAAAGCGCACACAACCATTCAGGCTTTACAAGCCAAACGCAAAAAATTGCTAACAGAATTAGCCGAGTTAGAAGCAGAAATAAAAGTGAGTAGCGAACGAAAAAGCGGTTTTAACATTTCGCTCTCGCCCAGTTTGTTAGCTGAAATAGAAGAGATAGAATACGAAGAAAAAACCAGTAAAGAGCGAAGAATCAATCATAGCGTTTTACTCTCTCCTAGTTTTATGACTAAAGTGGATGAATACATGAAAGAGAAAGGTTTTTCTAACCGCTCGCTCCTCTTTGAAAAAGCGTTGGAATTTTATATGTTAAAGCACCCATAAAACCAATAACGGACAAAAATGAGAGAGTGTTTGGGGTTTTGATCGTGAAAAATCAAAAACTCCGTTTCTTTTTTAGGGTCTTTCTTATTTAAAACTTTGGCTTTGTCTATTTTTTAGAGTTGGAGTGCTTTTTAAAATCGTTTTATGTTGTTTATGCGATTAGAGCGTATCTATCAGTAACTCTTTTGGCTCGTTTTATCAAAGATTAGTTAATTTTTTAGCAACACTACGCTAAATAAAACCACCGTTTGAATACAATAATCCTAGATGGGATTTTAAATCATTTCTGTCAAAGGGGGTTTTATGCAAAGGGGATTTTATGATTTCTAATATCAACATTACACCTAAAAAAAACATTAAAAACGCTTTAAATGTAAATAATTTTTCATTTAAGAGTAATACTAGCACAGCTATTATTGGCACAAACGGTGCTGGAAAGTCAACGCTTATCAATACTATTCTAGGTATTAGAGCGGACTACAATATCAAAGCACAAAACAATAACACCCCATACAAAAATAATATTATGCCACAACGCAAACAATTTGGAGTTGTATCTAATCTGTTCAATTATCCACCTGGACTAAATGCAAACGATATATTTAGATTCTATAAATTTTTTTATAAAAACTGCACCATAAATCTATTTGATAAAAAACTTTTAAATAAAACTTACGAATCATTAAGTGATGGACAAAAACAACGATTGAAAATTGACTTAGCTCTTAGCCATCACCCACAATTAGTTATCATGGATGAACCAGAAACCAGTTTAGAACAGAATGCTCTTATAAAACTATCAAGTCTTATTGAGTTGCGTAATACCCAACAACTTACAAGCATTATTGCTACTCATGATCTGATTGTTTTAGAAAGTTGCAAATGGGTCTTGCTTCTTAATGGTGGCAACATTGCTAAATATGAGACTTTAGATTCTATATTAAAAACTATAACTATATCTTTCAGCCTTAAAGAAAAACTGAGCGCAAAAGACTTATTGGCATTACTAAAGGATATTTAATGGGTGCAATTTTATCTATTTTAAAGCTTGAAATCAAATCTTATCTTACCAATACAAGTGCATTATTTTGGACTTTTATTTATCCCATTTTAATGCTCTTACTACTAGTTTTTGTTTTTTCAAAAAATACCACTGAGGTTTTTTATTTTAATAGCATCATAGGTCTAATGGGACTGCTTATTATCTCTAGTGCAATTTTTGGTCTCACACAAGCTATAGCAAGCTTGAGATCACACAATGTATTCTTGTTTTATATACTATCGCCAGCAACTTTAAAACAAATAACTCTTGCACTCATTGCTTCAAGACTAATAATTGTGATCATATATGCGTTTACCTTTATCGGAATCTCTTTTTATACACTCAACATTTTTGATCTCCTTAATTTTAAAACGCTCATTTTTGGATTTATTAGCATTTTTTCAAGCTCATTATTTTGCTTTTGTTTAGCCATTTTTGTCGCTAAAATCTTTCAAAATGAACAAAGTATCTTAGGATTTGCCAACATTATCAATCTCTACGCAGTAATTTCTTGTAATGTATTTGTTTCTCTAGACTATCTACCTAGTATTGGTCAGTTATTTATCAAAACTTCTGTTTTTTACCAACTTAACCAACTTTTACTAAAGTCCTTTCAAGGAATTGACCCTATACTAATACTGATAGCTTCAACACTTTTCATTGTTTGTGGCATTACCCTCTTTTTACTAAGCGCTAATCGCATGCTGTTAATAGAACGCATGCGTTAAATATTTTAATCCCACCATTGATTCATTTAATGGCTCAAAAAGGGGTAAGCCCCCACCTTTTAAAACGCTAAACGCATTCCAATGTTTCCGGTGATATTGATCATTTTGTAATCCAATCCAAACCTAGCCCCCACCCCAGCATTCGCATAAAAGCTTTTAAACAACCTCACTTCCCCACCTGTAGTGATGCTCGCAAAAGTGTTGTAAAGCTCGCCTTTTCTGTAGCTCAAAGTGTTATCGCCAATGAAACGCACCAATTTATCCCCCATTGATCGCACCAATAAATCCCTACCAATGCCGCCAATCGCATAAAAATAAGAGTTTTTATTGAAATAATGGCGGTTTTCAAAAGCAAAATCAATCGTTAAAACGGATTTTTTAGACGGATCCGCGTTCGCTTTAAACTGGTTATAGAGTGCGTTATTCATCACCCCTTCTAAACCGGTCATGCCAATATAGTAATACCTTAAACCAATTTGAGGTTTTAAAATGATGCTTTTGTTTTTAAACATGAAATCATACCCGTAATTGACTCTCGCGTTCGTCGTCCATGTGCTGTATTGATAAGATTGGTTGATCATAGAAAGCAGAGCGTCGTTGGAGCTGATCTGGGTTTTATTAGCCCCCCAAGTTTCATTGACGCTAAAGGTTAGCTCGCTCTTTTTAATGAAAGCTCTCGCATACAAGCCCACATCCACATTATCAGATTTAGAACTAGTGATGCGTTCATAAAACCCGCTATACCCATAAGCCGCATACCCTCCAACAATCACACCCTTAATAAATCTGTCATAGCCCACATTGATACCATAGAGCGTTCCTGTGCCATTTTCCACAAAGCTCACGCCCCCAACGCCGGTTGCCCAAAGGTTGTTTTTTAATTTATCCCTTTGAGAGTATTTTAAAATCACATCCATCGCGTTAGGGATTGCGTCAGCAAATCTTTGGTTTTTAAGGCTGCTCAAGCGCTCGCTAAAATCCGTTGAATCAAAGGAAGCGAAATTAGAAAGCTTTGCTAAACGGCCCATTTGTTGCGTGTAAGTGTTGAGCTGTAAAACATCGGTGGAATTGTTTTTAAGATTGGAGTTAGTAAGCATGCCTAAAGCACCGGTAATATCTTTCATTAAAGTAACAATGTGTTCAGTGGGCGTGTCTTGCAAATAATAAGGCGCAAACAAGGGATTACCCCCTTTAGCCATAAAAAGCGCATTCAGCCACATAAGGGAATTATTGCCCGCAGATTCGATCGCATTCAAACCAGCGCTGCCTTGAATGTATTTGATGTAATACTCCAAACTAGGGGCTTGAATGTTAATGGGTTTATCAGAGACGGTAACTTGAACCTTATCATAAAGGATAGATGAATACACCATTTGCCCTTGATTATCTTTAAAGCTTACCACAAGACCCCCATCTTTAATATTGACCGGTTTATTGTCATAACTTAACGAATCGCCATTTAGTCGCATGCGTTTGCCATTAAAATCAATGAGGGTGTAAAGCTTGAGGTAATCGCTCAAGCTCCCTCCAAGAATCATTTGATTATCATAGCCATAAACCATGCGTTTAGCGTCCATAAGCGTGTAAGCGCCTTGCTTGAGTTGAGTGTTAAAATTAATTAAAGCTTGATTATTGTAAGACATGATCGTAGAAGTGCGAGTTACATTAATAATCGTTTGATGGGTGGGATTATTAAGATTAAAGATTAATGGCCCTTCGCTCTTGAAATCGCCCCCCACATTCAAGCCGTTTTCATTCGTGCTGAGAGTCGCTCCTTTTACCACATTGAGATTACCGCTAATATCAGCCCTATGATTAGAGTTATTGTTAAAAGCGTTATTCACGATCAAATTATTCGCCCTTAAAAGAGCGTTTGATCCTAAATCCAAAGTCCCGATCGTGGTATTTTGTAAGACTTTTGAAAAATCCACTAATCCGTTCGCTTTAATTGTTCCTAAAAATGTGAAATTATTCGCATTCACTTCTAGCGTTTCATCGGTTGGAGCGCTTAAAGAATTAGCTTTTTTCTCGCCCATGCAATTTAAAACATTCACGCAAATCTGACCTTTTTGAACGCTAATGTCATTTTTAGAAGCATTCAGCGTTAAGCCGTTGGTAGCGTTTAAGGTATCTAGTGAAATACTAGAAAAATCTTGAGAAATAAATGAAAGCTTGCCCTGATATTGCGTGAAATTGATCGTATTTTTCCCGTTAAAGATAATGGACTTGCCCGCTACAAAATTCAATCCCCCCCCTGTGGCGTTACTAAACGAGCTGTTATTCACAAACACATAATCTTTAGCTAAGAAATTAAAATTCCCTTTTTGCCAGAGGTTGTGCAAGCCTTTAGGTTTGAGCAAAGAGCCCATGCCCAATTTCTTCAATTCATCTTGTAAGGGTTTAGGCAGTATAGATCCCAAACCTTGATGATAAACGCCTCCAAAGCCCTTATCAGCGATGATTTTATTAATCATTTGCCCTAAGACTTGATTGCTCATGATCTTATTCACTACGCCTTCGCCTAACAAATCGTTCAGCACTTTTTGACCCATTCCAGAAATCGCGCCCAACAATTCCTTACTGGGGTTAGTGATGCTATTTAAAGCGATATTCACTAACACGCTTAAATCCTGCGGGCCTAGCCAAGAAATGAGCTTATTGATTAAGGGGGCTTGATTGATCATTTGATTTAGAATATCCCCAAAGGTCGTTTTGTCTAAGAAATTCTGTAAGTCTTTAGAATTAGCGTTAGAACCTATTTTATCAAGGGCTTGATTTAACCCTCCAGGCACAAAATTATTGGCAAAAGAACTCAAACTTTGTTTTCCATACCAGTTATTGATGAAATTCTCTACATTTTCAATCCCTAAAGTTTTGACAATGAATTTTTCAAATCCTGAAGAATGGGCTTGGATTTGTTCTAAGAGCATTTGATCGATTTCTTTTCTTTTTATAGGATCTAGCGCGTTTAAAAGCCCGTTTTCACCAAAAACATCGCCCACCGTTTTAGAATTTAAAATTTCCATGATCGCGTTTTTAAATGCGCTCACGCCTAAGAGGTTATTCACTTCAGTAGGGTTAAGCAATGAGCTTAAAGTTTTAGAGCCAAAATCTTTAGGGATCATGCTGGCTAGATCTTTAGGGATGGCATTATCATTCAAACTCTCTTCATAAATAATATTAGAAAGGATATTCCCCAAACCTTTTTCCCCAAAAAGCTTATCAATACCCTCTTTCCCCAGATAAGAAAAGATTTTATCGGTCCCTTGAGCGTCAATATTGGCTTGATTGAGCACCAAATTTGTGCCGCTTTCAAAAGACACATTCGCGCTCCCTCCGCTCCCCCAAGCGTTCCCGCTGCCGATTGTCCCGGTAATGTAAATGTTTTTAGCCCTAAAATTAGCGTTAATGTAGCCCAAATAAGGCGAAGTGGAATTGAGCAACTGCCCTAAATTAGTCTGCCTAAACATCTGGCAAGTGTTATCCCCAACCGCGCATGGCTCTTTATAGCCATCGCCTCCAAACCACACCACGCTTTTAGTGTTCGTTTGCCCTTCTTTGATTGCCCCCACAACGAGATTGCCTTGAGAGAAATGATAATTAGCCGTGTTAGAAAATCCATTAATGATCTTTAATAAGCTCTTCCAATTTTCTTGGTTTAAAGTGATACCATATTTTTCAAAGATACCAAGAATAGTTTCAAAACTATTCGGGCTATTGAAATTGAGATTATCTAAAGCCCCCGAAGATAAAAGATTGGCTATTTTAGGCAAAAATTCCTTACCCAAGCTGGCAATAATACTTAAATCTTGCTTAGTGATAGCCTGATTATAAATGTGTAAGGCTTGTAAGGGCTGGTTTTGCGCGTTATAAGTCCCTGGTATCTCATTATTTTGATTAAAGCCTTTGATATTGCTATTCAAATAATAAGTGCCGGTCTTATCGCTTGTGTAATTATAGGAATTAGAGCTTTCATCATAAGGGTTTTTTTGGTAATCATACAAGCTGGGAGCGAGATTAAACATCTCATTATTAGAAGCGTAGTTCTGAGAAATCTGCACTTTCAAGCGGTTGTTATGCAAGGTTTCTGTAATCGTTTCAGTCGTGTTGAGCGGGTTAGTGAAACTCCAAGAATGAACGCCGTTATTAAACGAGTAATCAGCCTTTTCAATCTGTATGCCATAAAAACGGATCTTTTCATAGCCGTTATTCCCCATTAAACCCTGAATATTTTGGGCTTGTAAAATATTATAAACTAAGGGCTTGTTTTCTGCATCAAATAAATTCACATTAGACAGATTCAAAACCCCTTGAGTTCCAAAGCTGAAATTCCCGCTTGCATTAATGGATAAAGCGTTAGCGCCATTACCTAAAAGGTTTAGAGTGCCGTTTAAAAGAACGCTTTGAAAATTCAGGGTGCTGTTGTTGCCTAAATCAAATGAAGCGTCTGCATTAAAGGTCGCTAGTTTAGTGAAAGAAATTTGAGAATTATTAGCATAAAAACTCACAGGAGCGTTAAAAACGCTATCGCCATTGAAGTTCAACAAGCTTGATCCGTTGAGGTTGAAATCCGTTTCCCCTTCTACGCTAAGCGCATTAAAGCTCGCTTGAGAACTTTCAGCTAAATTCATCGTAGAGTTATTTTCAAAAGTGGAAGCCCCTTGGAAATTGATATGGATATTTTTAGCCCTTAAATTGAGCGTGGCTTGATTAAAATTCGTATTCCCTTTGAAATTGATAAGGCGCACAGAGTTGCCAAAATCAGGCGTTTTACCAAATAGCGGGATGCCATAAAAGGTTACATTAGCGTTATTGAAATTTGCTTGATTGAAGCTTAATTGAGCGTTAGGGTTCAAATTCAAATAAGACACCCCATTAAAAGCGGTTGTGCCGTTAAAATTCGCCACGCTGTTGTTGTAAAAAGAAAGGCTTGAAGCGTTTTCTAAAGTCGTTTGGGTTTGGCTATCCCCAATATTAATAGCAGCGTTGGGCTTGACTGAAAGCCTGGAATTATTGAAAGTAACATTCCCATTCAATGAAGACTGATTCACATTCTTAGACACATCAATAACCATTTGAGAGTTATTGAAAATAATGTTATTAGCTTTCAAATCATAGCGGATACCCCCCCCTAAAATGGAATTAGTAAATATCAAATCCGTATTCGCAACCATATTCACATACGATGAGCCGCTCTCAGTCGCTCCGTTAATATTGGTCCAGCCGCTAAAAGTGGTGTTTTCAAAAGTGATACGCCCTGAATTAAAATTAAAGCCTCCCCATGTGAAATCCCTAAAGTTAGAGTTTTTAATATCCATAGAAAGCCTGGAATTGAAATTCGCCCAAGAATGCTGACTCGCGCTGGTTTGTAAGCCCATAGCCACGGTTTGGAAATTCGTGTAATTTAACCCGTCAGCGTTCAAGGTTTCATCAGCGTTAAAATTAATCGTCGCCCCACCGCCAGCGTTAGGGTTGCCGACATTAAAATTATTCGTTAAAAAGATATTAGTCGCGTTGAAATTGCCATGCAAATACAGCAAATTATTCTTACCAAACCAGATAGATCCGCCATTATTATTGGCTTTTTCTTGCGCGCTCCCTAAAAGCAAAGTCCCTACCACCGTAGCCCCAAAGTTCAGCGACCACGCAAAAGCGCTAGAGCCAATAAGGTCTTGATTTTTATAAGGCGCGATATAGCACACGCCAACACACACAGGGGTTTTTCCTGGAATAAAATCAAATTGCTTCCTCACTTGACTCCAAATATCTTTAGAATCAGCGTCTGTGTGGAAAGGCGAAGAATTGAGCGTAAGGTATTTATAAGTGATAGAGCCCGGGTTAAAAGTTTCTTCAAAAACAAATTTTTGGCCGTTGCTTTGGGTGAATTGCACAAAAAAAGTATTATTATCCGCTCTTAATAAAGTCCCTTGTTCGCCGCCATAATGGATCAGATTCCATAAATTTTTTGAAAAAACATTATCCGCCAAAATTTCATTATTATATTTAATGTTATTCCCGCTTAAAAGCGTGTAAGTGGTTTTATCGGTCAAATCCCTTTCAATATTAAAAATACTATTATTGTCAATAGCGATTGATCCTTGAAGACGGCTGAAAGGATCGCTGTTAATGAGCGTGTTTGTGCCTTTAAAAGTGGTGTTTTTAGTGTCGTTAAACGAATAGCTACCGCCACTAAACGAGTTGTTGTTGAAAATAAGGTTTTGCGCTTTTGCGTTGATATTATAGGAATTGAAGGTGTTGTTTTCTAGGGTTAAAGAATTTCCAGCACTGTTTTCACCCCCTTTATAAATCAAAGTGCCATTATCGCTAAAATTAACATTCTTAATCACGGCATTTCCGTTAGCACTAGCGTTATCCACGCCAAAATTCCCCCCTCCATTCACAGAGCCTTTATCCCAAGTAATGTTATTGGCCTTAAGGTTAAAGCCTCCATGCGGGGTTTGGTTGCTAAAATTGGCGTTTGTTACATTCAAATTACCATTATTAACAATGAAATTCATCCATGAATCTTGCAAACCGGCTTTATCGTTATTCAAACTAGCGTTAGCGATATTCAAACGCTCTTGAGCGTTAAACACTAAAGTCGCACCCCCACCGGTTTGAGCGCCGTTACCAGAGCGAATCGTGCCGGTAATATCAATTTGATTGGCTTTAAAAACGCCTTGAATATAGCCCACTAACCCCCATTCAGCCCCCGAAGTTTTCCCAAAACTCACCACGCTATTAGAAGCGGGATTCGCCCCAGCAAGAAAGGGGGTGGTTTGGTTGAACACTAAAACGCTGTTAGAGCCGCTATAATCTTGCGTGAAAACGCCTGTGCCAGCGATCTTCCAAGTCGTCATGCCGTTGAGATAGAACACGGTGTTACTGGCGTTGTTATTGACATTTTTAAGATTAAACGCATCGTTATAAATATTCACGCAATGCGTATAGCCTAGAGTGCATAAACGAGTGAGCGTGATCCCATTATTAAAGTTTTCTTTGATGTAGTAAGTCAAGCCGTTATCAATGAATTGGACATTATAAATTTTAGCGCTGCTTGGCACGGATTGATTCTCATCAACTAACCTACCACTAGGATTTTCCCCGCTCGTCCAGCGCAACATTTGATACAAAGCGTTATTATTTTTATAATCCACGCTTTTAGCGTTAAGCAATTGATAAGTCGTGCCTACGCTTAGGCTGTTCAAAAGCCCTTGCATGTTAAAAACAACGCCCTTATTGAAAGTGAAAGTTGTTTGAGCGCCGTTTATTTTAAATTGGTTATTCGCATTGAAAGTGTCATCAGTAAAACTGACTTTAGGGGTATTATTGAAATCAAACACACCCCCATTGAACGAGTTCCCACTAAAATCCACTTGCTTGGCGTTGAAACTAAACGATCCGCCATTGAACGAGTTGTTATTGAAAGCGTCTGTCTGCTCCGCGTGGTTGAAACTAAACGAACCGCCATTAAATTTGTTTTCATTAAAGGCGTTATTTACGCCATTAAAAGTGTAAGAAGCGTCATCTAAAACGGATTTTTCAATGGTAGTCTTGCCTTGAAACTTAAAATTCCCTGCTAAAAAGTTCGTGTTTTTAAAATGGTAAGAATTTTCAGCGCCTTGAAATTTGTAATAAGCCTTGTTGAAATTCACGCTATCAAAAGCGCCATTACCGGTAAAATCATACCCCCCACCCGTCCAATCGTAAAAATCAGACTGAGAAACATTGATCTTGCCGCTCCCAGAGCTATCCCCTAACGCCATAAAAGTCATGTAAGAGTTTTGTGAAGTGGTTTTTAGGTTTTTAAAATCAGCCCCGGCGATATTAATTTCAGTCGCGCCCACAAAATTCAAAGTCGCCCCCCCACCGGTTTGAGCGCCGTTACCAGACATCATGTTACCGGTGATATAAACCCTATCGGCTGTGAAAGTGCCGGTGATATAGCCCGTTTTCCCCCAATTGACTCCCTCATACCCCCCAAAACGCACCGTGCTGTTAGATTTAGGGATGCTGCCATTAGCCCAAGGGGTCGTAGCGTTAAAGACTAAAGCGCTGTTTTTCCCACCATAGGTTTGAGTGAATCTCGCATTAGTGTAATTCCAAGTGTTTAAGCCGTTAAGATAAAAAATCGTGTCAGATCTATCATCATTAATATTTTTTAAATTAAAAACATTGTCATGGATATTCATGCTATTGGTGTAGTAAATATTGTTCGCGCCATAATAGACAGATTGTAAAACAATAGAATCAGGGCTAAAAATTTGTCTAAAATTATAGAGCGTGCCGCCTAAATTGTAGGTTACATAGTAAGTGTGGGTGTTGTTATTAGAAGTGGCGTTTTTGCTGTTGTCTTTTGTGGCTTGCGTGTTTTTAAGCCTGATAATATTCCATAAGTTGCTGACATCATTGTAAGCGATAGAGCCATTTTTCATGCTAAAGAGCGTGTAAGCGCTCCCTATTGTGGGCGTGTAATTTTGAATATTAAAAACCGCATTAGGATTAATGGTAACTTTAGCGCTCATATTGATAAAGGGCGAAGTGGGATTGTTGATCGTGGTTGTGCCTTGAAAATGAACACTAGCATCAGATCTATCAAAAACGAACCAACCCCCATTAAAGGTCAAATTATTAAAAGTGATATTGCTTGCATTAAGAATGTAGGCATTTCCTATAGTATTAGTGTTGGGCATGCTCCCTAGAGTGCTGTTGTTAAAGGTAACGCTATTGGCGTTAAGATTGAGTTTATAATGATTGATATTAGAGTTAGTGAAAGTGATGCTCCCCCCGATACCATTCCCACCCTTATAAGTGAGCGCGCCGTTATTATTGAAAGTTACCCCGCTAATGGTGGTTGTGCCATTGCTATCCACATTATCAAAGCCAAAATTCCCGCCATTGACGATCCCGCCATTATAAGTAATCTTTCGCCCCATCACATTAAAGCCCCCATTAGGGGTTTGGTTGCCAAAATCCGTGTTTGTCAAATTCACGCTATGATTGGAAATCAAATTGATCCAAGAAGTTTGCATCCCAGCTCTGTTATTTTGAAAATAAGCCCCATTAGCGCTTAATTCGTTTGAGCTTTCAAAAACAAGTATCGCCCCTCCGCCGGTTTTTAACTCATTACCCGATCCAACAGCTCCTGTGATAAAAATATCTCTAGCCTTAAAAACCCCTGTAATAAAACCTATATAGCCCTTTTCCCCAAACCACACAGAAGAATTATTGGGCGTTGAAGAAGCGTTTTTTGTCCCTATGTATAACTTACTATTATTATAGTTTTGCGTAAAACTCCTACTCCCCCCAGCCCAGGTGCGTAAAGGGCTGACATAGTAGGATTTGTTGTTATGATTTTCATTCACGCTATTGAGCCAATACACCGAACTATTATAATCTTCACTTTGAGCGCTCAAAGCTGAAACAAACCCTAAGGCTAAAAAGATTTTTTTATTAAAGGATACGCAAAGATTTGAATGCGTTTTTAAGGGATAAATTGTCAAAGACGAGTTTTTGATTTTATATTTTTTAGCGATTTTCTTTTTAACGCCCTTAAAAGAGCGGTTTTTAAAGCGTTTGTTTTTTAAATCTGTTTTATCATTTTTATCAATCATTTTAAACTCTTTCATGCGGTCATGCTAATACTTGCTAATACTTTTTGCACTGCCTATTATAACAATTAAAAAAGAATGCATGATCTCTTTGTGTGGTTATAGGGATCGTATCTTGTGAATGGAAGCCATCATTGGGTTATTTGGAACCTTTTTAAAACGCGTAACTATAAGCCGCATGGATAAAAACGCTCTCTAAAAAATAAGAATTTTTAAAAGAATTTCTAGTGTTTGAAAAAGGGATTTTAGCCCCAAGCTCTATGCGGTGGTGATGAGCAATCGTGCTGCCAAGCCCCACATTAAACAAGCCGTTATACCCCATAAACGAACTATTTTTCATGCCTAAATGGTTGCTTTGGTAAAAATACCCTATCCCAAGCCCCCCATACACCCCAAAGCTGTATTTTTTGTAAGTGTAAAAATCGCTCAATACATCTGCATTCAGGCTCAATAAGGAAGTGTTAATCGTGTGCAATGCGGTGGGTTTTATCGCCATAAGGTAGGAAAATTCACCCCTTAGCGCTAGAGCTTTAAAAAAAGCGAATTGATACCCCCCTTTAGCCCCCCATAAAAAAGCCGTATAAGAAGAATCGCTAACGGGTTTTGGGGTTATTTTAATAGGGGCTAAACCCACCATAGCCCCAAAATAAATATGACTTTTTTTAGGCTCAAACGCCCCTAACAAGCCCACCCATAAAGCCAAAATTAAAACAATTTTTTTCATTCTAAAGTTTTTTGGTTTTGATAAAACCGCTTGATTTTGTCGTCTATGGGAGCGAGAAGGCGATAAAACACCGGCACAATGAGTAAGCTTAACACCATAGAAATCATCAAGCCCCCACTCATCGCAATCCCTATAGGGGATTTCATCGCCGCTCCATCCCCACTCGCTAACGCTAAAGGCAGCATGCCGCAAACCATCGCAATGGTCGTCATTAAAATCGGTCTCAGACGGGTTTTGCCGGCAAACAAAATGGCTTCTTTGATATTCAAACCTTTTTTACGCTCTTCATTCGCCACATCAATTAAAAGCGTGGCGT contains:
- a CDS encoding outer membrane beta-barrel protein; translated protein: MKKIVLILALWVGLLGAFEPKKSHIYFGAMVGLAPIKITPKPVSDSSYTAFLWGAKGGYQFAFFKALALRGEFSYLMAIKPTALHTINTSLLSLNADVLSDFYTYKKYSFGVYGGLGIGYFYQSNHLGMKNSSFMGYNGLFNVGLGSTIAHHHRIELGAKIPFSNTRNSFKNSYFLESVFIHAAYSYAF